One Candidatus Omnitrophota bacterium genomic region harbors:
- a CDS encoding ferredoxin: protein MRLKFEEGNKMVKVTIDNSACVGCGLCEQACPEVFKVEGDGIAHVKASFCDQHNLKEVADQCPVTAIKVS, encoded by the coding sequence ATAAGGCTCAAATTTGAGGAGGGCAACAAGATGGTAAAAGTTACAATTGATAATTCGGCCTGCGTGGGTTGCGGTTTATGCGAACAGGCCTGTCCTGAAGTATTCAAGGTCGAAGGCGATGGTATCGCCCATGTTAAGGCCAGCTTTTGCGACCAGCACAATCTCAAGGAAGTGGCTGATCAGTGCCCGGTCACCGCGATCAAAGTCAGCTGA